A window from Mya arenaria isolate MELC-2E11 chromosome 9, ASM2691426v1 encodes these proteins:
- the LOC128202786 gene encoding E3 ubiquitin-protein ligase TRIM33-like — protein sequence MEVPERKVDPEFTSCSAEVTPLCEPCRADGKKLEAHGFCNNCNEYMCPSCINVHGNLTATKHHTVLDKQKMPSQYPSSRKAPDVSGLELCKEHPPEAIKFFCPTHAHLSCGDCIVLNHRVCKVDYIREVAPKFIKSREFNIILEKSLKLEEDLKKSEEKLNANEQVVMDLCKVELKKIKDFRVKINEYLDKREQTLKKSIDNARIQDTDRLQSLRGYINTAKSTLAKTTAMLQSQNMNASQLYVEARQSQKMLDDMRTLIMQIEMSNRATRYKFNHDKKTKDLLSWVDGIGTILDERMIEEQCKFSN from the coding sequence ATGGAGGTTCCTGAACGGAAAGTCGACccagaatttacttcatgttcGGCGGAAGTAACGCCCCTCTGTGAGCCTTGCCGGGCCGATGGGAAGAAACTAGAGGCCCATGGCTTCTGCAACAACTGCAATGAGTACATGTGTCCGTCTTGCATCAATGTGCATGGAAACCTGACAGCCACAAAACATCACACTGTTCTTGACAAGCAGAAAATGCCCTCTCAATATCCATCAAGTAGAAAGGCTCCAGACGTCTCGGGGTTGGAACTTTGCAAAGAACATCCACCGGAAGCAATCAAGTTCTTCTGTCCAACACATGCGCACTTATCTTGCGGGGATTGCATTGTTCTAAACCACAGGGTTTGCAAGGTTGATTACATACGGGAAGTTGCGCCTAAATTTATAAAAAGCAGAGAGTTCAATATAATATTggaaaaatctttgaaattggaggaagatttgaaaaaaagtgaagAAAAACTTAATGCAAACGAGCAGGTGGTCATGGACTTATGTAAAGTCGAACTAAAAAAGATTAAAGATTTTAGGGTTAAAATCAACGAATATCTTGACAAACGAGAACAGACACTCAAGAAATCCATTGACAATGCAAGAATACAAGACACTGACCGCCTACAGTCATTGCGAGGATATATAAACACTGCGAAATCAACATTAGCTAAGACGACGGCTATGCTTCAATCTCAAAATATGAACGCTAGCCAGCTCTATGTAGAAGCAAGACAATCACAGAAGATGTTAGACGATATGCGAACTTTGATAATGCAAATAGAGATGAGCAACCGTGCCacgcgttacaaatttaatcaCGATAAGAAGACCAAAGACCTGTTGTCATGGGTAGACGGAATAGGGACGATACTTGATGAACGGATGATAGAGGAACAATGTAAGTTCAGCAACTGA